Proteins from a genomic interval of Paenibacillus sp. FSL H8-0048:
- a CDS encoding sigma-70 family RNA polymerase sigma factor — MNISRLVRAAQRGNKEALLELILVEQDAYYRLAYSYMRNEHDAMDVMEDMIVTLYEKLAQLKKREAFYSWSKTILVNRCKTVLRNQNRFVPLEENEVLEPSLEAWTADNPYRYTESEMDLSVLLAQLNPRQREAIELRYVHDLPYQTIADITEAPVGTIKSRISQGIQKLKAMIGGDRYENDRGEITGASADHDAVRT; from the coding sequence ATGAATATAAGCCGTCTTGTCAGAGCCGCACAGCGCGGCAACAAAGAAGCATTGTTAGAACTAATCCTAGTCGAACAGGACGCTTATTATCGTCTTGCCTATAGCTACATGAGGAATGAGCATGACGCGATGGATGTAATGGAGGATATGATCGTCACTCTCTATGAGAAGCTTGCGCAACTGAAGAAGCGCGAGGCCTTCTACAGCTGGAGCAAAACCATTCTGGTCAACCGCTGCAAAACAGTCCTCCGCAACCAGAACCGGTTCGTTCCCCTGGAGGAGAACGAGGTGCTGGAGCCTTCCCTTGAGGCATGGACTGCAGATAACCCGTACCGCTATACCGAGTCCGAAATGGATCTGTCCGTTCTGCTCGCGCAGCTGAATCCCCGGCAGCGGGAAGCGATTGAGCTGCGTTATGTCCACGATCTGCCGTATCAGACCATAGCGGATATTACGGAAGCGCCAGTCGGCACGATCAAGTCCAGAATCTCGCAGGGAATACAGAAGCTAAAAGCTATGATTGGAGGTGACCGTTATGAGAACGATCGAGGAGAGATTACAGGAGCATCAGCAGACCATGACGCCGTCAGAACTTGA